In Bartonella machadoae, a single genomic region encodes these proteins:
- a CDS encoding DUF3987 domain-containing protein — MSETLSKDNEKDDCLSRFIVNDVTVEKLGELLNENPRGLLMVRDELSGFLANLELKEYQTDRGFYLQTFNGDQLYTYDRIGRGTIHIPNATLSIIGGIQPSRIIPIIQAMLSGKADDGLLQRFQMMVWPDKIKKCTWIDRDPLKDAYKDYEEVFRSFRDKPLGSPEHPIVMRFSPDAQEMFSEWWENHQKEIRRDDLSEPLQAHLAKMDKTIPSLALIFELVEGGRFEITLPSLSTALRWENYLLSHVKRLYAAADILIKERANLIIERCECLPEVFTARDIYRRCWTHLKDKEAVKQALELLCHTNHIRKKFITHQTSKSSTYYEWHPLVKNENARQ, encoded by the coding sequence TTGTCGGAAACCCTTTCTAAAGACAATGAAAAAGATGATTGCCTCTCTCGCTTTATTGTCAATGATGTAACGGTTGAAAAGCTTGGGGAATTACTCAATGAAAACCCGCGGGGATTATTGATGGTTCGTGATGAACTTTCTGGTTTTTTAGCAAACTTGGAACTTAAGGAATATCAAACAGACCGTGGGTTTTATTTACAAACTTTTAATGGGGATCAACTCTATACCTATGACCGTATTGGGCGTGGAACGATTCATATTCCCAATGCAACCCTTTCCATTATTGGGGGAATACAACCTTCTCGGATTATTCCTATCATTCAGGCAATGCTTTCTGGAAAAGCAGATGATGGTTTATTGCAACGGTTTCAAATGATGGTATGGCCCGATAAGATAAAAAAATGTACATGGATTGATAGAGACCCCTTAAAAGATGCCTATAAAGACTATGAAGAGGTTTTTCGTTCTTTTCGCGATAAACCCTTGGGATCACCTGAACACCCGATTGTGATGCGTTTTTCTCCCGATGCACAAGAGATGTTTAGTGAATGGTGGGAAAATCATCAGAAAGAGATCAGAAGGGATGATCTCTCTGAACCCTTACAAGCGCATTTAGCAAAAATGGACAAGACCATACCAAGCCTTGCCCTGATTTTTGAACTTGTTGAAGGGGGTCGTTTTGAAATCACTCTCCCTTCTCTCTCAACAGCTTTGCGTTGGGAAAACTATCTGTTAAGTCATGTAAAAAGGCTTTATGCTGCTGCGGATATACTGATAAAAGAGCGTGCAAATTTGATTATAGAGCGCTGTGAATGCTTACCTGAGGTTTTTACTGCTCGTGATATCTACAGACGCTGCTGGACGCATTTAAAGGACAAGGAAGCGGTCAAACAAGCTTTAGAGCTTTTATGCCATACAAACCACATTCGCAAAAAGTTTATAACCCATCAGACAAGTAAATCGAGTACCTATTATGAATGGCATCCTTTGGTAAAAAACGAGAATGCAAGGCAATAA
- a CDS encoding DUF3987 domain-containing protein: MDHKNKTDLTNNNGNTSLNDTDNDNTPVSLKEHPCLQAIPYEQALQQMGWGELKPINTALLPVEPFHATQVPLVLGRYIYDIANHQQSPVDFVAVSAICALATVIGNGVRIAPKQHSNNWKIVPNLWGMIIGQPSARKTPAMQAALTPIAHLQKEWYQEWKKQKNVQKLKKSLRSSIRKKRENKLLKLLKKEILRLPMLFCRKPFLKTMKKMIASLALLSMM; the protein is encoded by the coding sequence ATGGACCACAAAAATAAAACTGATTTAACCAATAACAATGGCAATACTTCTTTAAATGACACTGATAACGATAACACCCCTGTCTCTTTAAAGGAGCATCCCTGTTTACAAGCCATCCCTTATGAACAGGCTTTGCAACAAATGGGCTGGGGTGAATTAAAACCGATTAACACCGCTCTTTTACCGGTCGAGCCTTTTCATGCTACACAAGTTCCATTGGTCTTGGGAAGGTATATTTATGATATTGCTAACCATCAACAATCCCCTGTCGATTTTGTGGCTGTCTCTGCTATCTGTGCTTTAGCAACCGTGATTGGCAATGGGGTTCGTATCGCTCCAAAACAGCATAGTAATAATTGGAAGATTGTTCCTAATCTATGGGGGATGATTATTGGTCAACCTTCTGCACGAAAAACACCTGCCATGCAAGCCGCTTTAACACCTATCGCTCACCTGCAAAAAGAATGGTATCAAGAATGGAAAAAACAAAAAAACGTGCAAAAATTAAAGAAATCCTTGAGGAGCTCAATCAGAAAGAAAAGAGAAAACAAGCTTCTAAAGCTCTTAAAAAAGGAGATTCTGAGGCTGCCAATGCTCTTTTGTCGGAAACCCTTTCTAAAGACAATGAAAAAGATGATTGCCTCTCTCGCTTTATTGTCAATGATGTAA
- a CDS encoding helix-turn-helix transcriptional regulator, which produces MTENDVLLTDRESAKLLHISVSTFRRHVTNGALPKPLKFGSLSRWLKSDLLNVIEKAKTQRQHLSDVA; this is translated from the coding sequence ATGACTGAAAATGATGTTCTTCTTACAGACCGTGAAAGTGCAAAATTATTGCATATAAGCGTTTCAACATTCCGTCGCCATGTCACCAATGGAGCTTTACCAAAGCCCTTAAAGTTTGGTTCTTTATCGCGTTGGTTAAAATCGGATCTGTTGAATGTGATTGAAAAAGCCAAAACGCAACGTCAACATCTCAGTGATGTGGCATAA
- a CDS encoding EexN family lipoprotein, which produces MKKTLITALLLGTGLITAGCEKTYSVEELKKDKKLMEEVLMKCLLSGDISTKNCKNAEQAELETRKKWGSFGSTNSDKQEAEKKQDDN; this is translated from the coding sequence ATGAAAAAGACGCTCATCACCGCACTACTATTAGGCACAGGGCTTATTACTGCTGGTTGTGAAAAAACCTATAGCGTAGAAGAATTAAAAAAAGATAAAAAACTGATGGAAGAGGTATTAATGAAATGTCTGCTATCAGGGGATATCAGTACGAAAAATTGTAAAAACGCAGAACAGGCTGAATTGGAAACCCGTAAAAAATGGGGCAGCTTTGGCTCTACAAACAGTGATAAACAAGAAGCTGAAAAGAAACAGGATGATAATTAA
- a CDS encoding tyrosine-type recombinase/integrase codes for MPLMNRLNARAVATLGAGKYNDGAGLLLHKRKDGGAQWLLRYTIHGRRREMGLGALRNVSLKKARELATQWRSVLHEGRDPIKERDKQKREAMRNLHYLKDIALDAFESRKAELKGDGKDGNWFSPLKLHILPKLGCLPVSEITQNDIRNVLAPIWHTKAGTAGKALNRLNLCLKHAAALGLDVDLQVTEKARALLGKQRHKTQNRPAMDWKDIPAFYKTLCEAPTLTQLALRLLILTGVRTYPLCHIHKDQVEDDIWTIPAENMKGRRDATTEFRVPLSTEALEILKQARLLSRNDFFFSATGRGPLGERCMSRYMQQTGLDACPHGFRSSLRDWLAETTDAPFEVAETILGHVVGGKVERAYRRTDYLEQRRVYMDKWAAYVTSKS; via the coding sequence ATGCCTTTAATGAATCGTCTTAATGCAAGGGCTGTCGCAACATTGGGGGCTGGCAAATATAATGATGGTGCCGGCTTGCTACTTCATAAGCGTAAAGATGGTGGTGCTCAATGGCTTTTACGCTATACTATCCACGGGCGCCGTCGTGAAATGGGATTGGGTGCTTTAAGAAATGTCTCTTTAAAAAAAGCACGTGAATTAGCAACTCAATGGCGTTCTGTTTTGCATGAAGGTCGTGACCCCATTAAAGAACGTGACAAACAAAAGCGTGAGGCAATGCGCAATCTCCATTATTTAAAAGATATTGCGTTGGATGCTTTTGAAAGCCGTAAAGCTGAATTAAAAGGAGATGGTAAAGATGGGAATTGGTTTTCACCTTTAAAACTTCATATTCTCCCTAAATTAGGCTGTCTCCCCGTTTCAGAGATTACCCAAAATGATATACGCAATGTGCTCGCTCCCATCTGGCATACAAAAGCTGGGACAGCTGGAAAAGCACTAAACCGCCTTAATCTCTGTCTCAAACATGCTGCTGCCTTGGGTTTGGATGTTGATTTACAAGTAACAGAAAAAGCACGCGCCCTCTTAGGGAAACAACGCCATAAAACGCAAAATAGACCAGCAATGGATTGGAAAGATATACCGGCTTTTTATAAAACACTCTGCGAAGCACCAACCCTAACACAACTGGCTTTGCGTCTACTTATTCTTACAGGCGTTCGTACCTACCCCTTGTGTCATATCCATAAAGATCAAGTTGAAGATGATATATGGACCATCCCTGCTGAGAATATGAAAGGAAGGCGTGATGCTACAACAGAATTTCGCGTGCCTTTATCAACAGAAGCATTGGAAATTTTGAAACAAGCACGTCTGCTATCTCGCAATGATTTCTTTTTTTCTGCAACCGGTCGTGGTCCCCTTGGTGAGAGGTGTATGTCACGATATATGCAACAAACTGGACTTGATGCCTGCCCGCATGGTTTTCGGTCTAGTTTACGCGATTGGCTAGCAGAAACAACCGATGCCCCTTTTGAAGTCGCTGAAACCATTCTAGGTCATGTGGTCGGGGGTAAAGTAGAGCGTGCCTACCGTCGTACTGACTATTTAGAACAGCGCCGTGTTTATATGGATAAATGGGCGGCTTATGTCACGAGCAAATCTTAA
- a CDS encoding EexN family lipoprotein has protein sequence MKKTIITTLLLCTGLITAGCEKTYSVAELKKDPKLMEEWIAKCGFAGTSKNCENLRLAQLELEKEYEAQAEERSRQAGEELDKAIKAYEAEQDAAYEKWKAEKKAREQAEKQQDGN, from the coding sequence ATGAAAAAGACGATCATCACCACATTGCTACTATGCACTGGGCTTATTACTGCTGGTTGTGAAAAGACCTACAGCGTAGCGGAATTAAAAAAAGATCCAAAATTGATGGAAGAGTGGATTGCTAAATGTGGCTTTGCAGGAACTTCAAAAAATTGTGAAAACTTAAGATTAGCACAACTTGAACTTGAAAAAGAATATGAAGCACAAGCTGAAGAAAGAAGTCGTCAAGCTGGAGAAGAACTTGATAAAGCAATAAAAGCATATGAAGCTGAACAAGACGCTGCATATGAAAAATGGAAAGCTGAAAAAAAGGCAAGAGAGCAAGCCGAAAAACAACAGGATGGTAACTAG